From Dioscorea cayenensis subsp. rotundata cultivar TDr96_F1 chromosome 13, TDr96_F1_v2_PseudoChromosome.rev07_lg8_w22 25.fasta, whole genome shotgun sequence, the proteins below share one genomic window:
- the LOC120274439 gene encoding flavonoid 3'-monooxygenase CYP75B137-like: MASLLLFITTILISSLFIIIFSIANQKNNKSKAHHLSLPPGPRGWPIIGNLLQLGTKPHETLHALSKTYGPLLRLRFGSVTVVVANTADVASQFLRTLDANFSNRPPNSIAEHFAYNYQSPAFVPYGPRWRMFRRLCTTHLFSTKALDDLRHVREEEVALLACKFVQTKDTNTSVGVEVGKEVDACAANALTRALFKRRVFEEENGPDGGEFKKALEEVLKLSAAFNVEDFIPFLKALNVRGFVTRLKKVHHWYDDTLTKIMEEHKTKTKIVSGGESEGKDFLSMLLGLKKGGNGDEVADNKLTDTDIKALLTDLFTGGTDTTSSTVEWALVELIRHPDILTAAQKELDSIVGRSRLVSELDLNNIPVLQAIIKETFRLHPPAPLLIPHTASEACEVAGYHVPQAATLLVNVWTICRDPNVWSSPLEFDPSRFLPGGKNAEVDLKGSHLELIPFGAGRRICLGMRLGLRMTTLLVASLVHGFDWALPDGLTPETLNMDVEFGLTLERSVPLVARPIPRLAHEAYEV, from the exons ATGgcttctcttctcctcttcatcaCCACCATTCTCATCTCCTctctcttcatcatcatcttctccattgCCAACCAGAAGAATAACAAGAGTAAAGCTCACCACCTTTCTTTACCACCAGGGCCAAGAGGGTGGCCAATCATTGGCAACCTCCTTCAGCTCGGCACCAAGCCACATGAAACACTACACGCCCTCTCTAAAACCTATGGCCCTCTCTTACGGCTCCGCTTCGGCTCCGTCACCGTCGTCGTCGCTAACACCGCTGACGTTGCCTCTCAGTTCCTCCGCACTCTCGACGCCAACTTCTCCAATCGGCCACCAAACTCCATCGCCGAGCATTTTGCTTACAACTACCAAAGCCCGGCGTTTGTCCCTTATGGTCCTCGCTGGCGCATGTTCCGCCGCTTGTGCACAACCCATCTCTTCTCCACTAAAGCTCTCGACGACCTGCGCCACGTCCGAGAGGAGGAGGTGGCGCTGCTAGCTTGTAAGTTCGTGCAAACCAAGGACACTAACACTAGTGTGGGTGTGGAAGTAGGAAAAGAAGTAGATGCTTGCGCTGCCAACGCCCTAACAAGAGCCCTGTTTAAGAGACGAGTGTTTGAAGAAGAGAACGGACCGGATGGTGGAGAGTTTAAGAAAGCATTAGAAGAGGTCTTGAAGCTCTCCGCCGCTTTCAACGTCGAGGATTTCATCCCATTCCTCAAGGCATTGAACGTGCGTGGGTTTGTGACTAGACTGAAGAAGGTTCATCATTGGTATGATGACACCTTAACCAAAATCATGGAGGAACACAAGACTAAGACGAAAATTGTAAGTGGAGGTGAAAGTGAAGGTAAAGATTTTCTTAGCATGCTCCTAGGATTAAAGAAAGGTGGTAATGGTGATGAAGTAGCTGATAATAAGCTCACTGATACTGACATCAAGGCCTTGCTCACG GACTTGTTCACTGGAGGGACGGACACGACGTCAAGCACTGTGGAGTGGGCGCTGGTGGAGCTTATCCGGCACCCGGACATCCTCACTGCTGCCCAAAAAGAGTTAGATTCTATTGTCGGCCGGTCTAGGCTCGTGTCGGAGCTCGACCTGAATAACATCCCGGTCTTGCAAGCCATCATCAAGGAGACGTTCCGGCTCCACCCGCCGGCCCCTCTCTTGATCCCACACACAGCCTCCGAGGCATGCGAAGTGGCTGGCTACCATGTCCCGCAAGCGGCCACCCTTCTGGTTAACGTGTGGACCATATGCAGAGACCCAAATGTCTGGTCTAGTCCACTGGAGTTTGACCCAAGCCGTTTCCTTCCCGGCGGGAAGAACGCTGAGGTGGACTTAAAGGGGAGCCACCTCGAGCTGATACCGTTCGGTGCCGGCCGCCGGATATGCCTCGGAATGCGGCTTGGGCTGAGGATGACGACGTTGCTAGTGGCCAGCTTGGTGCATGGCTTTGATTGGGCTTTGCCTGATGGGCTTACTCCTGAGACTTTGAACATGGACGTTGAGTTTGGGCTCACTTTAGAAAGAAGTGTGCCTTTGGTGGCACGGCCCATCCCAAGGTTGGCCCATGAAGCCTATGAAGTCTAG